In the genome of Hyphobacterium sp. CCMP332, one region contains:
- a CDS encoding DUF445 family protein: protein MSIYLLPIIAALIGWFTNFLAIKMLFHPKNPIDLGFYKLQGIFPKRQNVLAERLGNVVANNLVHFDDIKKSLDDPAAMATIHKTIEAHLETFLQTKLKENFPMLSMFLNDNTIQKIKNVLTNEIESILPMIVNNYVDKIEQDLNIEIMVSEKVASFSSEKLEELLFAILKKEFRFIELVGAVLGFLIGIVQILLVQYL from the coding sequence ATGAGTATTTATTTATTACCAATCATTGCAGCCTTAATTGGATGGTTCACCAATTTTCTGGCTATTAAAATGCTCTTTCATCCTAAAAACCCAATAGATCTGGGTTTCTATAAGTTGCAGGGCATTTTTCCGAAAAGGCAAAATGTATTAGCTGAAAGATTGGGAAATGTGGTGGCCAATAACCTCGTCCATTTCGACGATATCAAAAAAAGTTTAGATGATCCCGCAGCAATGGCAACTATCCACAAAACTATAGAAGCACATCTTGAAACATTTTTACAAACAAAGCTCAAGGAAAATTTCCCCATGCTAAGTATGTTCTTAAATGACAACACGATTCAAAAAATCAAAAATGTGCTTACCAATGAGATTGAATCTATTTTACCGATGATCGTAAACAACTACGTCGATAAAATTGAACAAGACCTCAATATTGAAATAATGGTCAGTGAAAAAGTCGCATCATTTTCATCGGAAAAACTGGAGGAGCTTCTCTTTGCAATTCTCAAAAAAGAATTCAGATTTATCGAATTAGTTGGTGCCGTTCTGGGCTTTTTAATTGGTATTGTGCAAATTCTTTTGGTTCAATACCTGTAA